Proteins from one Pseudomonas sp. KBS0710 genomic window:
- the sctC gene encoding type III secretion system outer membrane ring subunit SctC: MNNPIYKRLRLSISSPCARLKHADWRIPVVLTCLLMPLQSALAAIPSEWKNTAYAYETQYKPVREVLEDFAQTFGTQLQIEGLLEGVVNGKIRANTPQSMLDRLGVEHRFQWYLYNNTLYISTLDQQESARLEVSSETIADLKKALTDIGLLDSRFGWGELPDDGVVLVSGPKRYIEQIKQFSSQRRSPDEKQSVLTYPLKYANAADRTIDYRGEKLTIAGVASVLRGLLEPRSNSAVANATQSSGASSPPGLITPNVPRLNNPLLEQMLANPTNAGGLSTGASLGPRAPRATSRIRVEADVRNNAILIYDLPERQTMYRELITQLDVARKLVEIDAIILDIERTKLQEFGVEWGFQNSRWRGGVNVAPGTTSQLSIGNPGRFYAHIRALEAQGLATLVSNPSVLTLENQPAVIDFNRTRYLKAGRDYATILPVTVGTSFQVVPRVITSRGGHQIHLVVDIEDGNFNELNLQPDDLDVRRGKVSTQAVMAEKRSLVVGGFHVTDNKDKHSKVPLLGDIPLLGKALFSSTERQNSRRERLFILTPRVIGDQADPSRYLPQEDQAQLQAALKPLARRQAAHQPPVNRSDITSTLAHLVSGEVPDGFKAGPMPLQLDTLCATRDLLALNSERSQWYTGPQFNVAVVVVRNQIKRNVRIDEKECSNSQTLAVSVWPRAWLKPGEEAEVFIAMRPVVKDEHIGTPRPSLLTAPLKTTP; the protein is encoded by the coding sequence ATGAATAACCCCATTTACAAGCGTTTACGCTTGTCTATCAGCTCGCCCTGTGCGCGATTGAAACACGCCGACTGGCGTATTCCAGTGGTTCTGACGTGCCTGCTGATGCCTCTGCAAAGCGCCCTTGCCGCGATTCCCTCGGAATGGAAAAACACGGCATATGCCTATGAAACCCAGTACAAGCCTGTACGCGAAGTGCTCGAGGACTTCGCCCAGACCTTCGGCACCCAACTGCAAATCGAAGGCCTGCTGGAGGGCGTCGTCAATGGCAAAATACGCGCTAACACGCCCCAGTCCATGCTCGACAGGCTCGGGGTCGAACACCGCTTCCAGTGGTACCTGTACAACAACACCCTGTACATCAGCACGCTGGATCAGCAAGAGTCTGCGCGGCTGGAGGTTTCGTCGGAAACGATCGCAGACCTTAAAAAGGCCCTGACCGATATCGGCCTGCTCGACAGCCGATTTGGCTGGGGTGAATTACCGGACGATGGCGTCGTGCTCGTCTCCGGTCCTAAACGCTATATCGAGCAGATCAAACAGTTCAGCAGCCAGCGCAGATCCCCGGATGAAAAACAGAGCGTGCTGACTTACCCGCTCAAGTACGCCAACGCGGCCGATCGCACCATTGATTATCGCGGCGAGAAGCTGACCATCGCGGGCGTGGCCAGCGTGCTGCGTGGGTTGCTGGAGCCGCGCTCCAACTCCGCAGTCGCCAACGCCACCCAATCTTCCGGCGCTTCTTCACCGCCGGGCTTGATTACACCCAACGTCCCGCGACTGAACAACCCGCTGCTGGAGCAAATGCTCGCCAACCCCACGAACGCAGGAGGGCTGTCGACGGGCGCCTCACTCGGCCCTCGCGCTCCACGCGCTACCAGCCGAATCCGGGTCGAAGCCGACGTGCGCAATAACGCGATTCTGATTTACGACCTGCCTGAGCGCCAAACGATGTACCGCGAGTTGATCACCCAACTCGACGTTGCGCGCAAGCTGGTGGAGATCGACGCCATCATCCTCGACATCGAACGCACAAAGTTGCAAGAGTTCGGGGTTGAATGGGGCTTTCAAAACAGCCGCTGGCGCGGCGGCGTCAATGTGGCTCCGGGTACGACCTCGCAGTTGTCGATTGGCAACCCCGGGCGCTTCTATGCTCACATACGTGCCCTGGAAGCCCAAGGGCTGGCAACCCTGGTCTCCAACCCTTCCGTGCTCACCCTGGAAAACCAACCGGCGGTCATTGACTTCAACCGCACGCGATACCTGAAGGCCGGCAGAGACTACGCAACCATTTTACCCGTGACCGTCGGGACCAGCTTTCAGGTGGTGCCACGGGTGATCACCAGCCGTGGTGGCCACCAGATCCATTTGGTGGTGGACATTGAAGACGGCAATTTCAACGAGCTCAACCTGCAGCCCGATGACCTCGATGTTCGCCGTGGCAAGGTGAGCACCCAGGCGGTGATGGCGGAAAAGCGCTCATTAGTGGTCGGTGGTTTCCATGTCACAGACAACAAGGACAAACACAGCAAGGTGCCGCTGCTGGGTGATATTCCTTTGCTGGGCAAAGCATTGTTCTCCTCGACAGAACGACAGAACAGTCGACGCGAGCGCTTGTTCATCCTCACCCCACGGGTCATCGGTGACCAGGCTGACCCTTCGCGTTACCTGCCCCAGGAGGATCAGGCTCAGTTGCAGGCAGCCCTCAAGCCACTGGCGCGCCGGCAAGCCGCCCATCAACCGCCTGTAAATCGCAGCGATATCACCAGCACCCTGGCGCACCTGGTCAGCGGCGAAGTGCCAGACGGTTTCAAGGCGGGGCCAATGCCCCTGCAGTTGGACACCCTGTGCGCCACGCGCGACCTGTTGGCACTCAACAGCGAGCGCAGCCAGTGGTACACCGGCCCACAGTTCAATGTGGCGGTGGTGGTCGTGCGCAACCAGATAAAACGCAACGTGCGCATCGATGAAAAAGAATGCAGCAACTCACAAACGCTGGCAGTCAGTGTCTGGCCACGCGCCTGGCTCAAGCCAGGTGAAGAAGCTGAAGTGTTTATCGCCATGCGGCCCGTCGTGAAAGATGAACATATCGGCACACCCCGCCCTTCCCTCCTCACCGCCCCCTTGAAGACCACGCCATGA
- the hrpT gene encoding HrpT family type III secretion system protein translates to MKHRLLSIIMIGAAMIASGCTPTCKGDSCTRPQSSSDKMVVWWPPEMRVDSGPSGERADYQTISLER, encoded by the coding sequence ATGAAACACAGACTCTTGAGCATTATCATGATCGGCGCAGCAATGATCGCCTCGGGCTGTACGCCAACCTGCAAAGGCGACTCCTGCACGCGCCCGCAATCGAGCAGTGACAAAATGGTGGTCTGGTGGCCGCCAGAGATGCGCGTAGACTCCGGCCCCTCTGGGGAACGGGCAGACTATCAGACCATTTCCCTGGAACGATGA
- a CDS encoding transcriptional regulator: MSLTTRPDDALHRQVFLADVRSGVAAHLQLLPGIHLCTLQAGTRQGLALHVAREALQTGQVQRALERRFEQALTYDDCFVYLDAQGNLVIWRSLPAQHDALESAISRLLSLANLDALDAHATR, encoded by the coding sequence ATGAGCCTCACAACACGGCCTGACGATGCGCTGCATCGTCAGGTTTTTTTGGCCGACGTGCGCAGTGGCGTTGCCGCTCACCTGCAACTCCTCCCCGGTATCCACCTGTGCACGCTGCAAGCCGGCACCCGCCAGGGGTTGGCCTTGCACGTTGCGCGCGAAGCGCTGCAAACCGGGCAGGTGCAACGGGCACTGGAACGACGTTTTGAACAAGCACTGACGTATGACGATTGTTTTGTCTATCTCGACGCACAGGGCAATTTGGTCATCTGGCGCTCGCTGCCGGCTCAACACGACGCGCTTGAGAGTGCCATCAGCCGCCTGCTTTCACTGGCCAACCTTGATGCATTGGATGCTCACGCCACGCGTTGA
- the sctU gene encoding type III secretion system export apparatus subunit SctU: MSDSGEKKHPASAKKLRDQRKKGQVAQSQDVGKLLVLTAISELALWTADRSLQRFQEMLLLPISRLGRPFVSALEEVLLDAMVVFFSFALLMVSVAIAVKLLSSWMQFGLLFAPEILKLDFKRLNPLNQLKQMFSAQSLMNLLMGVAKAVLLGVVLYAVIGPSLGALINLANSDLPSYILALIELFRYLLHACLGLLLVLALIDLTLQKHFFAKRMRMTQVEVVKEYKDMEGDPHVKGQRRSLAQQLAQEEPKVKLPKLEESDMLVVNPTHFAVALYYRPGKTPLPLLVDKGTDADARELIKRAKAADVPVIQCVWLARTLYTHKLGASIPRETLQAVALIYRTLRELDDEAKRETLELPELEQR; this comes from the coding sequence ATGAGTGATTCCGGTGAGAAAAAACACCCGGCCAGTGCCAAGAAGCTGCGTGATCAACGCAAGAAAGGCCAGGTTGCCCAAAGCCAGGATGTCGGCAAACTTCTGGTGCTGACCGCCATCAGCGAGCTCGCGCTATGGACCGCTGACCGCAGCCTGCAGCGGTTTCAGGAAATGCTGCTGCTGCCGATATCCCGCCTCGGCCGACCCTTTGTGTCAGCCCTGGAAGAGGTGTTGCTCGACGCCATGGTGGTGTTTTTTTCCTTTGCACTGCTGATGGTTTCAGTGGCGATCGCCGTCAAGCTGCTCAGTAGCTGGATGCAGTTCGGCTTGCTGTTCGCACCGGAAATCCTCAAGTTGGATTTCAAGCGTCTCAACCCCCTTAATCAGCTCAAACAGATGTTCTCCGCGCAGTCGCTGATGAACCTGCTGATGGGGGTCGCCAAGGCCGTGCTGTTAGGTGTGGTGTTGTATGCGGTGATCGGTCCCTCCCTTGGCGCCTTGATCAATTTGGCCAACAGCGACCTGCCCTCCTATATCCTGGCGCTGATCGAGCTGTTTCGCTACTTGCTGCATGCGTGCCTGGGCCTGTTGCTGGTGCTGGCACTTATCGACCTGACGCTGCAGAAGCACTTCTTTGCCAAGCGCATGCGCATGACCCAGGTCGAAGTCGTCAAGGAGTACAAGGACATGGAGGGCGACCCCCATGTGAAGGGCCAGCGCCGTTCGCTGGCGCAGCAATTGGCTCAGGAAGAGCCGAAGGTCAAGCTGCCCAAGCTGGAAGAGTCCGACATGCTGGTCGTCAACCCAACGCACTTTGCCGTTGCGTTGTATTACCGCCCTGGCAAGACACCGCTGCCGTTGCTGGTGGACAAAGGCACGGATGCCGACGCGCGTGAACTGATCAAAAGGGCTAAAGCGGCTGACGTGCCGGTCATTCAGTGTGTATGGCTGGCCCGCACGCTCTACACCCATAAGCTTGGCGCCAGTATCCCCCGAGAAACCCTGCAGGCTGTCGCGCTGATCTACCGCACCTTGCGTGAACTGGATGATGAGGCCAAGCGTGAAACCCTGGAATTGCCTGAGCTGGAACAGCGCTGA
- the sctT gene encoding type III secretion system export apparatus subunit SctT has translation MLHYLDYLPSLLVGMARIYPCAFLVAAFCFQHIRGMPRHTIVAALALLPAPGIHATFADQEFSTLMLSALVLKEAALGTLLGILLSMPFWMFEAVGALLDNQRGALAGGQLNPSLGPDATPIGHLFKELTIFLLMATLGLGALTQVIWDSYSIWPPTVWFPLPHANGFGVFLNLLGDTFTHMMLYAAPFIAVLLLLEFGIALLGLYSPQLQVSTLAPPVKCLAGIGILLLYFELLQDLIVGRLSLLTELRHALGLMFKVGMP, from the coding sequence GTGCTGCACTATCTTGATTACCTGCCCAGCCTGTTGGTCGGCATGGCGCGCATCTACCCTTGCGCCTTTCTGGTCGCGGCGTTTTGTTTTCAGCATATCCGTGGCATGCCGCGCCACACCATTGTGGCGGCGCTGGCGCTGCTGCCTGCCCCAGGCATCCATGCAACCTTCGCCGACCAGGAATTCTCTACGCTGATGCTCAGCGCGTTGGTGCTTAAAGAGGCGGCCCTGGGTACCTTGCTGGGCATATTACTGTCGATGCCGTTCTGGATGTTCGAGGCGGTAGGGGCGCTGCTGGATAACCAGCGGGGAGCCTTGGCCGGTGGCCAGCTCAACCCTTCGCTTGGCCCGGATGCGACACCCATCGGGCATCTGTTCAAGGAGCTGACGATTTTTTTGTTGATGGCCACCCTGGGGCTTGGGGCGCTGACGCAAGTGATCTGGGACAGTTACTCGATATGGCCGCCAACCGTATGGTTTCCACTGCCGCATGCCAATGGGTTTGGCGTGTTTCTCAACCTGCTCGGCGACACGTTCACCCATATGATGCTCTACGCCGCACCTTTCATCGCGGTACTGCTGTTATTGGAGTTTGGCATTGCACTGCTGGGGCTTTATAGCCCGCAGTTGCAGGTGAGTACGCTGGCCCCACCGGTCAAATGCCTGGCGGGTATTGGTATTTTGCTGTTGTATTTTGAACTGTTGCAGGACCTGATCGTCGGCCGCTTAAGCCTGCTGACTGAACTCAGGCACGCCCTTGGGCTGATGTTCAAGGTGGGAATGCCATGA
- the sctS gene encoding type III secretion system export apparatus subunit SctS — translation MEPIVLFKQGMLLVVVLSAPPLIVAVVVGVLTSLVQALMQVQDQTLPFGIKLVAVGITLVMTGRWIGVELIQLINLTFDMISRSALN, via the coding sequence ATGGAACCGATCGTGCTGTTCAAGCAGGGCATGCTGCTGGTCGTAGTGTTGTCGGCTCCGCCGTTGATTGTGGCGGTGGTGGTCGGCGTACTGACCTCTCTTGTACAGGCGTTGATGCAGGTACAGGACCAGACCTTGCCGTTTGGCATCAAGCTGGTGGCAGTGGGGATCACGCTGGTCATGACGGGGCGCTGGATCGGCGTGGAGTTGATTCAACTGATCAATCTGACATTCGACATGATCTCTCGCTCCGCGCTGAACTGA
- the sctR gene encoding type III secretion system export apparatus subunit SctR translates to MSIQGIDPFVLALFLGALSLMPMLLIVCTAFLKIVIVLMITRNAIGVQQVPPSMAINGIALAATLFIMAPVGYEIAETVKVSPLDLSSVQMALHTGGEAIKPLRAFMLRNIDPDVLTHLLENTGRLWPAAMAQEVQREDLILLVPAFVLSQLQAGFEIGFLIYIPFIVIDLIVSNLLLALGMQMVSPMTISLPLKLLLFVMVSGWSRLLDSLFFSYL, encoded by the coding sequence ATGAGTATTCAGGGCATAGACCCCTTTGTACTTGCACTTTTCCTGGGCGCATTGTCACTGATGCCCATGCTGTTGATTGTGTGCACGGCCTTCTTGAAAATTGTCATCGTGCTGATGATCACCCGCAACGCGATAGGCGTGCAGCAAGTACCACCGAGCATGGCCATCAATGGCATCGCGCTGGCGGCGACGCTCTTTATCATGGCGCCGGTGGGTTACGAGATCGCCGAAACCGTGAAGGTCTCGCCGCTGGATTTAAGCAGTGTGCAAATGGCCCTGCACACCGGCGGGGAGGCGATCAAACCCTTGCGCGCATTCATGCTGCGCAATATTGATCCGGATGTGTTGACGCACTTGCTGGAGAACACTGGGCGCCTATGGCCGGCCGCCATGGCCCAGGAAGTTCAGCGAGAAGACCTGATTCTGTTGGTACCTGCCTTTGTGCTGTCGCAATTGCAGGCGGGGTTCGAGATCGGCTTCCTCATCTACATTCCGTTCATTGTGATCGACCTGATTGTCTCCAATTTGCTCCTGGCATTGGGTATGCAGATGGTCTCGCCGATGACCATTTCCCTGCCGCTCAAACTGTTGTTGTTCGTGATGGTTTCCGGGTGGTCACGGCTGCTCGACAGCCTCTTCTTTTCTTATCTCTGA
- a CDS encoding FliM/FliN family flagellar motor switch protein yields MKVPFLALPVVKQDTVAARRRLGRGLRLPFQVAGQAGELLIEPGRAPVGGEALCFETALGVLAFAEAGPLLSLLGECPVPLAKAGNDPHSWFWALFEHHLSPQVKALFGYMRLLVTARPVGFGCRFSVTLGASRVVGYVWLAHQSFLALCEAAPWRSIAAPMPAQFQLAIAVPLGTLQLPIAQVRSLRMGDVLVLEQAFFQSQGNGYVQVGRQRLHGCIDDDTGPLCLTLTSIEDTSVNEDFSASYYAEPEDEPVAEVFGHEPFDDLSMALSVRCGMLNLTLGELRNLVEGSVLGITGYAPGMAGLYYGDRPIGQGQLVEVDGRLGLQVTRVVFSR; encoded by the coding sequence ATGAAGGTGCCCTTTTTGGCGCTGCCTGTGGTCAAGCAGGACACGGTGGCTGCGCGCCGCAGGCTGGGGCGTGGGCTGCGTTTACCGTTTCAGGTTGCAGGGCAAGCGGGTGAGCTGCTGATCGAGCCCGGGCGTGCCCCTGTTGGCGGCGAGGCGTTGTGTTTTGAAACCGCCCTCGGCGTGTTGGCGTTCGCCGAGGCGGGGCCCTTGTTGAGCCTGCTGGGTGAATGCCCCGTGCCATTGGCCAAGGCTGGAAACGACCCACATTCATGGTTCTGGGCGTTGTTTGAGCACCACCTCAGTCCCCAAGTGAAAGCGCTGTTTGGCTATATGCGCTTGCTGGTGACTGCGCGTCCGGTGGGTTTTGGCTGCCGATTCAGCGTGACATTGGGAGCCTCTCGGGTCGTGGGCTACGTGTGGCTGGCCCACCAGAGCTTTCTGGCGTTGTGCGAGGCCGCGCCTTGGCGCTCTATCGCCGCGCCGATGCCGGCGCAGTTCCAGCTGGCAATTGCCGTGCCCCTTGGGACCTTGCAGCTACCCATCGCACAAGTGCGCAGCCTGCGGATGGGTGATGTGCTGGTGCTCGAGCAGGCTTTTTTTCAATCCCAGGGCAATGGCTACGTGCAGGTCGGCAGGCAGCGCCTGCACGGCTGCATTGACGATGACACCGGGCCGCTGTGCCTGACCCTGACTTCTATAGAGGACACGAGTGTGAACGAGGACTTTTCAGCATCCTATTACGCTGAGCCGGAAGATGAACCCGTGGCCGAAGTATTCGGGCACGAGCCGTTCGATGACTTGAGCATGGCGTTAAGCGTGCGTTGTGGAATGCTCAACTTGACGCTGGGCGAGCTGCGCAACCTGGTTGAGGGTTCAGTATTGGGCATTACCGGTTATGCACCGGGAATGGCCGGCCTGTACTACGGTGATCGGCCGATCGGCCAGGGGCAGTTGGTGGAAGTGGATGGGCGCTTGGGCCTGCAGGTGACGCGAGTGGTTTTTTCGCGATGA
- a CDS encoding type III secretion system HrpP C-terminal domain-containing protein: MTQVSNTAPEHRRTRELREEREPGVGAYVPLEQGRLFAHLLAGGAAEKRFGHSRLDIKASVEAAKADVLVDQLVAPIQAGTQWPLQFVLSLPRLGRINALVHREQSSWAIELDAEDDATNHWLRGVRQQCQERCSQALGQPVKFYLPGDCT, translated from the coding sequence ATGACACAGGTTTCAAATACCGCGCCTGAGCATCGACGCACGCGTGAGCTACGGGAGGAACGCGAGCCTGGCGTGGGGGCGTACGTTCCCTTGGAACAAGGGCGACTGTTTGCGCATCTGCTTGCCGGCGGTGCTGCAGAGAAGCGTTTTGGGCATTCGCGCCTGGATATCAAAGCCTCAGTCGAGGCCGCCAAGGCCGATGTATTGGTCGACCAACTCGTGGCGCCGATTCAGGCCGGTACACAGTGGCCGCTGCAATTCGTACTGAGCTTGCCACGCCTGGGGCGGATCAACGCCCTTGTACATCGTGAGCAAAGCAGTTGGGCCATTGAACTGGACGCAGAGGACGATGCCACCAACCATTGGCTGCGTGGTGTGCGGCAGCAGTGCCAGGAGCGGTGCTCGCAAGCCTTGGGGCAACCGGTCAAGTTCTATCTGCCAGGTGACTGTACGTGA
- a CDS encoding YscO family type III secretion system apparatus protein translates to MSRSDVSMADIETLRRLRRHRADRAERALREAKRARQTLQAHIQQAQQALEQTRQEEARQSAQLLSEHQGQVLTLKALNAWGSQERSLSASTLRDESQVQALQAQHKDKDIQVGNAQKYATECLRQVEKLQELSNLLAQDSL, encoded by the coding sequence ATGTCCCGTTCTGACGTGTCGATGGCGGATATCGAGACCTTGCGACGCCTGCGCCGTCATCGGGCCGACCGCGCTGAACGGGCCTTGCGTGAGGCCAAGCGAGCGCGGCAAACCCTGCAGGCCCATATTCAACAGGCCCAGCAAGCCCTTGAGCAAACCCGTCAGGAGGAGGCTCGGCAAAGTGCGCAGTTGCTCAGCGAGCATCAGGGCCAGGTGCTCACGCTCAAAGCGCTGAACGCCTGGGGGTCACAAGAGCGTTCGTTGTCGGCCAGCACTTTGCGCGACGAAAGCCAGGTGCAGGCACTGCAAGCGCAGCACAAGGACAAGGACATCCAGGTGGGCAATGCCCAGAAGTACGCCACGGAGTGTTTGCGCCAGGTGGAAAAACTTCAGGAACTGTCCAATTTGCTCGCTCAGGATTCGCTATGA
- a CDS encoding FliI/YscN family ATPase, producing MINDLQARLDTWQRHQSQTLAGFAPVTIRGRVQRVNGMLLQCRLPQARIGDLCQVEKQGEHMLAEIIGFDQQDAVLSALGNLEGVRVGASVERLGISHQVQVSEKLLGQVLDGFGRPITGEGASAFALADTADTSPVLCEAPLPTDRPRINRALATGVRSIDGLLTLGEGQRVGLFAGAGCGKTTLLAEIARNVECDVIVFGLIGERGRELREFLDHELDDQLRAKAVLVCATSDRSSMERARAAFTATALAEGFRRKGKRVLLLIDSLTRFARAQREIGLAAGEPLGRGGLPPSVYSLLPRLVERAGLTREGVITAIYTVLIEQDSMSDPVADEVRSLLDGHIVLSRKLAERGHYPAVDVLASLSRILSNVAEPGDIQAGTALRRLLSAYQQIELMLKLGEYQPGSDALTDLAVDSRSAVDSFLRQDLREPSPMTATLEQLKELTAYVPF from the coding sequence GTGATCAATGATTTGCAGGCGCGCCTCGACACATGGCAGCGGCACCAGTCCCAGACGCTGGCAGGTTTTGCGCCGGTGACGATACGCGGGCGTGTGCAGCGTGTGAACGGCATGTTACTGCAATGTCGACTGCCTCAGGCACGCATAGGCGACTTGTGCCAAGTGGAAAAGCAAGGCGAGCACATGCTCGCCGAAATTATCGGGTTCGACCAGCAGGATGCCGTGCTCAGTGCGCTGGGTAACCTGGAAGGCGTGCGTGTGGGGGCGAGCGTAGAACGCCTGGGCATATCCCATCAGGTACAGGTCAGCGAGAAGTTGTTGGGCCAGGTGCTGGATGGATTTGGGCGGCCGATTACCGGTGAAGGCGCCAGCGCTTTTGCGCTGGCCGACACGGCGGACACCAGCCCCGTTTTGTGCGAAGCGCCTTTGCCCACCGACAGGCCGCGAATCAACCGCGCGCTGGCCACGGGCGTGCGTTCGATCGATGGCCTGTTGACGCTGGGCGAGGGGCAGCGTGTCGGCCTGTTTGCCGGGGCCGGCTGCGGCAAGACCACGTTGCTGGCGGAGATAGCCCGCAACGTTGAGTGTGACGTGATTGTGTTCGGCCTGATCGGCGAGCGAGGCCGGGAGCTGCGCGAGTTTCTTGATCATGAACTCGATGATCAACTGCGCGCCAAAGCCGTCCTGGTGTGTGCCACCTCTGATCGTTCGAGCATGGAGCGGGCGCGCGCAGCCTTCACGGCGACAGCCTTGGCCGAAGGCTTCCGACGCAAGGGCAAGCGCGTGCTGCTTCTGATCGATTCCCTCACACGGTTCGCCAGGGCCCAGCGAGAAATTGGCCTCGCCGCCGGCGAGCCCCTGGGCCGTGGTGGCTTGCCACCTTCGGTGTACAGCCTGTTGCCGCGCTTGGTCGAGCGTGCCGGGTTGACGCGTGAAGGCGTGATCACGGCGATCTACACGGTGCTGATCGAGCAGGATTCCATGAGCGACCCGGTGGCCGATGAAGTTCGCTCGCTGCTCGACGGCCATATCGTGCTGTCTCGCAAGCTGGCCGAGCGTGGGCACTATCCGGCAGTGGACGTATTGGCCAGCCTTTCGAGGATCTTGAGCAACGTGGCCGAGCCCGGGGATATCCAGGCCGGCACGGCGCTACGTCGGCTGTTGTCGGCGTACCAGCAAATCGAGCTGATGCTCAAGCTGGGTGAGTACCAGCCAGGTAGCGATGCATTGACCGACTTGGCGGTAGACAGTCGCAGCGCAGTGGACAGTTTCCTGCGCCAGGACTTGCGTGAACCCTCGCCGATGACAGCCACACTGGAGCAACTCAAGGAGCTGACGGCCTATGTCCCGTTCTGA